The following nucleotide sequence is from Mesobacillus jeotgali.
TTCAGGAGTTTAAAATACCTTCGAATTTAAAGCCGATAAAATTAGAAATATATCAGGAAGAAGTTTAGACCCTTCTTCACTTCCGAGTGCGTTGGTCCAAGCAGGATTAACGTTCTTTTTGTTGAATTCCTTATTGAACAAACGATGTAGTTTAGCATTCCTGTAGATCGCTATTTTTGAGCTTTGAAAAAAATAGGGCTCCTCAGTAAGATATGAGTAAGACACGACTCTAACTCAAACTTAGGAGGAACCCTTACTATGAAGTTTAAAATGCAGGACAAACAAAATCAACTAATAGAAAGAATTACAGATACACATCTTGTGGTTGGTGTGGATATTGCACAACAGTTTCACGTAGCCAGAGCAGTGAATTTCCGTGGGATTGTCGTAGGAGATCCAATCACTTTTCCAAACAACGAAGAGGGATTTTCGTCCCTGTTAATCTGGATTAATAACCTTAAAAGATTACATAAACTTGAGGCTGCCATAGTTGGTATGGAACCTACCGGTCATTACTGGATTAACCTTTCTAAATGGCTGATGAAACAAGATATTGAGGTAGTGACAGTTAACCCTCATTTGGTGAAAAGAAATAAAGAAAACCGTGATAATACCCAATCAAAGAGTGATAAAAAAGACGCTCTTGTAATAGCTGATATGGTGAAGAACGGTTACTACGCTTTTGTAAGGAATACTTCTGAGTCGTTTGAAAAGCTCAGGGTACTCATGTCAAATCGGGATGTCATTGTTAAGAGGCTTGTAAGCTCGATTAATCAATTGAATCGCTGGGTGGATATTGTCTTCCCCGAGCTTAGGCAAGTATTTAAAGACATCACTGCTAAAGGAGCCATCGCAACACTTCGGCTTTTCCCATCTCCAATGGAACTAGATTCCATGAAGCCTGAAGAAATCGTGGCCGGATGGAAGTCACTCATGAAGCGGCAGCCTGGCTTGAAGAAAGCCTATTTACTACTCAATGTAGCTAGGAAATCAGTTGGTACAAGACAAGCATTAGATGCTTATAAATTTCATCTTGAGCAATTACTCGAAGAGTATGACCTTTCAATTCAACAACTTGAAAGAGTTGAACTGGCAATTAAGGATGAACTTCCTAAAATTCCTTTCGCAAATAAGTTGCTTATGATTAAGGGAATTAGTGAAATTTCGTTAGCTGGTATATTAGGGGAAGCGGGAGATTTAAGTGGTTTTTCACACGGAAACTCTTTACTTCGCCATGCAGGGCTCCATCTCGCTGAAGCTAGTTCAGGAAAGTGGAAAGGGCAAATTGTCATTTCCAAGCGTGGGAGATCTAGGCTTAGGCGTTTCCTATACTTGGCCACTATGAGCCTGGTGATGAACAACCCGGAATTTAAGGCCATTCACTCCAACAATGTTAAAGTCAAGAAAATGAAAAAGATGAAATCTATTATGAAATTAGTTGGTAAGTTGGCCAGAATATTTGTAGGAATAGCACGTAAAAATGAATCGTATTGTGCCAGGAAAGTACAACCATTTACGGAGTTGGCAGCGTAGGTAAATCAATCGTTAGTTCTCGAAGAGAAACCTCTTATCGAGTGTTGGCTTATTCGCAGGATTTCAAATATGTACGGAGTACCAGATTTCTTCAACAAAAGGGCACTGACCCATCAGGTTAGCAAAACTGGCCTCCACCCCTTGGATAGGCATGACGAAGGAATGAGAGGGCATTTGACCCGTTGAGACATGGGAGGGAAAGCCTCCAGGGGCGGCGTGGAGAAGTACATTATATGGTAGAATATGGAGTATAATCCTACTCCTCTATTTAACTATGTCTTCACGTAGCCATTTGTCCAGAATCTACTCCTATCAATTTAGCACTATATATCCATGGAGGATGAAATCCTGCGAATAAGCGAGTATTCGTGAGAAAATCGTATTAAACTGAGGGAGTTGAAGAAGGATTGATATATATTATTGACGGTTATTGTTTATATGGAGGTTTATAAAATGGTTCCAACTAAGAATGATTTAATAATTAGTTCCCATTACTCCCTTTTAGGGTCCATACCACAAAAATTAAGGGGACTAACAGTTAAATTAGAAAATGAGACTTTATATTGGAGAGCTTATTTTGACGGTGAACCAACTGAGGAAGAAAAAGGAATGTTAAGTGTTGCCTGTACGGAAGTGCTAGCTGATTTCCCCATAATTAACGCCGTTAGTGAAGAATATCTAAATTACAGATACCCTTTAAAAATGCAAGGATTACAATTCTGGGTATTTTTAAGATGGGAACAGGATTGATCCCTATTAAGCTAAAGATGCAGGTTAGTTCGAATTTACACTAAATTAAAGGGGGAATATAATATGATAGCTCTTGGGTACATTATACCAACTATAATAGCAATTTTTTTTGTTGGATTTTTCGCACCGTTAGTTGGAATTGTGGTTGGTTTTTTCATCAATATTATTGTATTACAAATAAGAATTTCAAAAAAATAGACATCCTTATGAATAGGTTAGAGGCTGTTGAAAATGTAAATTAGTGAAATTCTTCACTTAAACATAAGGGTGCTAATGTTAAAGAAAAAAATGCACAATAAAATGTTTATTAACTTACCAAACTAGCTGTCATTTTGAGTGGGAAATACTTTGCGAATAGAACTGATAATACAAAAAGCCTTACCGTTTTGATATGCTCCCCTTTAGGTAGACAGATTAAAAAATATAATCTGTTTACCTAAAGGGGAGCATATCATTTTTAATAACGGATAAGGCTTTTTGTTTGTGCATCTACTAGGCAGTAGTTGCCGCCTTTTTCTGTGTACTTGTTGCTTCTGATGTTTTTCTCTGATAGTAATACCAGTTTAAGATGATCGACAATACATAGAAGCCGATGAAGATAAAGAATGCTGGCACATAACCACCGGAAATATTGACGGACCATCCGAACAGCTTTGGAATCAGGAAGGATCCGTAAGCTGCGAAGGCTGCGGTGAAACCTAGTACTGGTGCAGCTTCTTTTGGTACGAAGATTCCAGGGATCATCTGGAATGTTGAACCAGAACCGATTCCGGCAGCAATGAACAGGACCAGGAATGATACAAGGAAGCCGGCGAACTGCTTAGTGCCAAGGAAGTAAATGACGCTTCCGGCACCGGCCATCATCACAACCAGGACGATGGATGTCAGCTTCGCGCCACCCATTTTATCAGCCAGCCATCCGCCGACAGGACGTGATGCTGCAGCAAGGAATGCACCTAAGAATGCTAATGAGATATATTCAGGAAACTGAGATTTCAACAATAGCGGGAATGCCGCTGAGTATCCAATGAAAGAACCGAATGTTGCAACATAAAGCCATGTCATGATCCATGTGTGCTTTCTTTTTACAATGACGAATTGATCAGAGAATGATTGCTTTGTTCCAGGCAGGTTATCCATGCCGAACCATGCTGCGATCGTAACAATCGCGATTGGGACAAGCCAGATGAATGCTGCGTTTTGCAGCCATACCTGCTGGCCGTTAGATAATTGCTGTCCATCTCCAGCGACAAAAGCGAAAGTTCCAGTAGTTATGATCAATGGTGTTACGAATTGTACGACTGATACACCCATGTTACCTAAACCGCCGTTAATGCCTAGCGCGGTTCCACGTGCTTTTTTCGGGAAGAAGAAGCTGATGTTGGATGAAGAACTCGAGAAGTTACCGCCACCCAGGCCAGAAAGTGCTGCTAGTAAAAGCATGACAGAATATGGTGTGTCAGGATTCTGGACTGCAAAACCTATTCCGATTGCCGGAATCGCCAGTACAGCTGTTGACAGGACCGTCCAGTTACGGCCACCCATCATTCCAACGCCAAAGGTATAAACAAATCGTAAAGTTGCACCAACAAGACCAGGCATTGCAGCCAATGTGAAAAGCTGCTGATCAGTAAAACTAAAGCCAATATCATTTAAGCGAATTGCGACTACAGACCAAATTTGCCAGACAATGAACGCGAGCATCAAGGAAGGAACAGAGATCCATAAGTTCCGCTGGGCATGTTTTTTGCCTTCGGATTGCCAAAAACCATCGTCTTCAGGATTCCATTTATTTATACGAGCCATTTTAATTCCTCCAAATATTTTTGAGTGTTTACAAGATTAATAAACCATTTATATCACACATCAGTTGTGACGAACCTCACATCTGAGAACACCATCACAATTCTGTCAAAAAGTCTTGAACATTCTTTGACAGAGGGTGATAAAAGTCAGTACCCATAGGGGTTTTACCTAGTGTAAACACGCTATTTTCTAGTGCGAAGACTGGTGCAAGCACAAGAGAGTATGGAGAGAGTAGCCTCTGCAGTACTTCAAAATATTGTCATAGACACCTCACAAAGTTGAAACGTTCATTCTCCGATTTTGTGATTTAATAGTATATAGATTGTGAAATAGTGAGCAAAACAGACGGAGGTAAAGTTAATGAATTATCCACATTTGTTTTCGGTCGGAAAAATAGGCAGTGTAACACTCAAGAATAAGATTGTGATGCCTGCAATGGGAACCGGATTGGCCAGTTCGGATGGAGAATTGACGGAGCAGCAAATTCGTTATTATGAGGAAAGAGCTAAGGGAGGAACTGGCTTAATCATCACTGAATTTACGACAGTTGACTTTGAATTGGGTAGAGCGGCAGCCAACCAGCTAAGGTTCGATGATGACCGTTTTATTCCGGGATTCCGCAGGCTTGCAGACGCAGTCCATACTTATGGTGCGAGGGTGTTTGTCCAGCTTCACCATGCCGGCAGAGAATCCAGCTCCTATTTGACAGGAGGAAAGCAAATTGTCGCTCCCAGCCCGGTTACCTGTGAAGCAATTGGCGAAGAACCAAGGGAATTATCAACTTCTGAGGTAAAGGATATCATCGGCAAGTTTGTTGAGGGGGCAGCCCGCTGCCAGGCTGCTGGCATAGATGGAGTAGAGCTTCACGGTG
It contains:
- a CDS encoding MFS transporter; amino-acid sequence: MARINKWNPEDDGFWQSEGKKHAQRNLWISVPSLMLAFIVWQIWSVVAIRLNDIGFSFTDQQLFTLAAMPGLVGATLRFVYTFGVGMMGGRNWTVLSTAVLAIPAIGIGFAVQNPDTPYSVMLLLAALSGLGGGNFSSSSSNISFFFPKKARGTALGINGGLGNMGVSVVQFVTPLIITTGTFAFVAGDGQQLSNGQQVWLQNAAFIWLVPIAIVTIAAWFGMDNLPGTKQSFSDQFVIVKRKHTWIMTWLYVATFGSFIGYSAAFPLLLKSQFPEYISLAFLGAFLAAASRPVGGWLADKMGGAKLTSIVLVVMMAGAGSVIYFLGTKQFAGFLVSFLVLFIAAGIGSGSTFQMIPGIFVPKEAAPVLGFTAAFAAYGSFLIPKLFGWSVNISGGYVPAFFIFIGFYVLSIILNWYYYQRKTSEATSTQKKAATTA
- a CDS encoding IS110 family transposase: MKFKMQDKQNQLIERITDTHLVVGVDIAQQFHVARAVNFRGIVVGDPITFPNNEEGFSSLLIWINNLKRLHKLEAAIVGMEPTGHYWINLSKWLMKQDIEVVTVNPHLVKRNKENRDNTQSKSDKKDALVIADMVKNGYYAFVRNTSESFEKLRVLMSNRDVIVKRLVSSINQLNRWVDIVFPELRQVFKDITAKGAIATLRLFPSPMELDSMKPEEIVAGWKSLMKRQPGLKKAYLLLNVARKSVGTRQALDAYKFHLEQLLEEYDLSIQQLERVELAIKDELPKIPFANKLLMIKGISEISLAGILGEAGDLSGFSHGNSLLRHAGLHLAEASSGKWKGQIVISKRGRSRLRRFLYLATMSLVMNNPEFKAIHSNNVKVKKMKKMKSIMKLVGKLARIFVGIARKNESYCARKVQPFTELAA